A window from Cyanobacteria bacterium QS_8_64_29 encodes these proteins:
- a CDS encoding TspO protein gives MIPAWVAIAAVAVLVAYGASRLTPRYSRWFRRQRRPQWLTFERAIPLIWLFVFACGIASASLVWNQAPGTPRAWALMGGYLLVEAVTVSYTPAMLQLRRLRVGTVIGATGMVLGIALAVAVLPLSRGAFVLLLPYAVWSPIGTYVTWRMEQLNPDSA, from the coding sequence ATGATCCCGGCCTGGGTCGCGATCGCGGCGGTAGCGGTGCTGGTTGCCTACGGTGCCAGCCGGCTCACGCCCCGCTACTCCCGTTGGTTCCGGCGCCAGCGCCGCCCGCAATGGCTGACCTTCGAGCGCGCCATTCCGCTCATTTGGCTGTTCGTTTTTGCCTGCGGCATTGCCTCGGCCAGCTTGGTTTGGAACCAGGCGCCGGGCACCCCGCGCGCGTGGGCCCTGATGGGCGGCTACCTGCTGGTGGAGGCCGTCACCGTCTCTTATACCCCGGCCATGCTGCAGTTGCGCCGCCTGCGGGTCGGGACTGTGATCGGCGCAACGGGGATGGTTTTGGGGATTGCCCTGGCGGTGGCGGTGCTGCCGCTCTCGCGCGGGGCGTTCGTGCTGCTGCTGCCCTACGCTGTGTGGAGCCCCATCGGCACCTATGTCACCTGGCGAATGGAGCAACTCAACCCCGACTCGGCTTAG
- a CDS encoding AAA+ family ATPase yields the protein MHAASSLLGRAQALLLYPSVLAEDAGQALLALLQAWHAGSDAAACWQAYGRWFRALAARNQSWQDYLIERILQDDNPFSRQAQQHRWAELPEALVAAARQDLGTLQALYDCSPQQIGRWVCQADPPVAWTVANRQASFLQQRVDWAAAIEELAHYYRCNGTGLPAQYRALRWQRGQLLGIAHPDPVSLDDIVGYERQKAALVQNTRALLAGQPALNVLLYGSRGSGKSSLVKGLLSAYGAQGLRLVELSKAELPALPQALEQLRGEPQTFIIFVDDLSFEADDEAFKALKAVLEGNVTAPARNVAIYATSNRRHLVREFFDERPQPRNREEVHAWDTLQEKLSFGDRFGLTLTFEPADRQTYLQIVHHLAAQAGIALEREALEARAQQWAQQHHGRSGRSARQFIDYLQAELALSGSATDPELA from the coding sequence ATGCACGCTGCCTCCTCCCTACTCGGGCGAGCCCAGGCGCTGCTGCTCTACCCCAGCGTGCTGGCAGAGGATGCCGGCCAGGCCCTGCTGGCCCTACTGCAAGCCTGGCATGCCGGCAGCGACGCAGCGGCCTGCTGGCAGGCGTACGGGCGCTGGTTTCGCGCGCTGGCTGCCCGCAACCAGAGCTGGCAGGACTACCTCATCGAGCGGATCCTGCAGGATGACAATCCGTTCTCGCGCCAGGCGCAGCAGCACCGTTGGGCGGAGCTCCCTGAGGCGCTGGTCGCGGCAGCCAGACAGGATCTGGGCACCCTGCAAGCCCTCTACGACTGCAGCCCACAGCAAATCGGCCGTTGGGTCTGCCAGGCCGATCCGCCCGTCGCTTGGACGGTTGCCAACCGGCAAGCCAGCTTTTTGCAACAGCGCGTCGACTGGGCCGCTGCTATCGAGGAACTAGCCCACTACTACCGTTGCAACGGCACGGGCTTGCCCGCCCAATACCGAGCGCTGCGCTGGCAGCGTGGGCAGCTGTTGGGCATTGCCCATCCCGATCCCGTATCGCTGGATGACATCGTGGGCTACGAGCGGCAAAAAGCGGCGCTCGTGCAAAACACGCGGGCGCTGCTAGCCGGCCAGCCGGCCCTCAACGTGCTGCTCTACGGCAGCCGCGGTTCCGGGAAGTCATCTTTGGTGAAAGGCTTGCTGTCGGCCTACGGGGCGCAGGGGTTGCGGTTGGTCGAGCTGAGCAAGGCCGAGCTGCCAGCGCTGCCGCAGGCGCTCGAGCAGCTGCGCGGCGAGCCGCAGACCTTCATCATCTTTGTCGACGATCTGTCCTTTGAGGCCGATGACGAGGCCTTTAAAGCCCTTAAGGCCGTGCTGGAGGGCAACGTGACGGCACCGGCGCGCAACGTGGCTATCTATGCCACCTCCAACCGGCGCCACCTGGTGCGCGAGTTCTTTGACGAGCGCCCGCAACCGCGCAATCGCGAGGAAGTCCATGCCTGGGACACGCTGCAAGAAAAGCTCTCCTTTGGCGATCGCTTTGGCCTCACCCTGACCTTCGAACCGGCCGACAGGCAGACCTACCTGCAAATCGTGCACCACCTGGCAGCGCAAGCCGGCATTGCGCTGGAGCGCGAGGCGCTGGAAGCGCGCGCCCAGCAATGGGCCCAGCAGCACCACGGCCGCTCCGGGCGCAGCGCCCGCCAATTTATTGACTACCTGCAGGCCGAGTTGGCCCTATCGGGCTCGGCAACGGACCCCGAGCTAGCGTAG
- a CDS encoding aldehyde dehydrogenase, with translation LARTLCEEIGRPWNFCVGEVRLAADVFDYYAGLALDLKGESSPRYDDGSIGLTVREPVGVVGIITPWNFPLLLVSWKIAPAIAAGCTMVVKPSEFAPSSTFQLAEAIGAAGAPAGTINVVTGEGDVVGERLVESPQVNKIAFTGSTAVGKRIMAQAAPTLKRISLELGGKSPNVVFP, from the coding sequence CTCGCGCGCACGCTCTGCGAGGAAATCGGTCGCCCTTGGAACTTTTGCGTGGGCGAGGTCCGGCTCGCCGCCGATGTCTTTGACTACTACGCCGGCCTGGCACTGGATCTCAAAGGCGAGTCGAGCCCGCGCTACGACGATGGCAGCATCGGCCTGACGGTGCGCGAGCCCGTGGGCGTCGTGGGCATCATTACGCCCTGGAATTTCCCGCTGCTGCTGGTGTCCTGGAAAATTGCGCCGGCGATCGCGGCTGGGTGCACCATGGTGGTTAAGCCCAGCGAGTTCGCGCCCTCCAGTACCTTCCAGCTTGCCGAAGCGATCGGGGCAGCCGGCGCCCCAGCCGGCACCATCAACGTTGTAACCGGTGAGGGCGATGTCGTTGGGGAGCGCTTGGTGGAATCGCCCCAGGTCAACAAGATCGCCTTTACCGGCTCGACGGCCGTGGGCAAGCGCATCATGGCCCAGGCGGCGCCCACCCTCAAGCGCATCAGCCTGGAGCTGGGGGGCAAAAGCCCCAACGTGGTCTTTCCGGA